The Clostridium septicum genome contains a region encoding:
- the flgB gene encoding flagellar basal body rod protein FlgB, whose protein sequence is MNFTNDSTFSFIKRGLDVATLKGKVISNNLANINTKGYKKFSVDFKENLEKQSEGFNLKKTNVKHIGGELQNGDISVKRDKSTSMRMDGNNVDLDLEKVNQAANTLMYNALITQANSKMNMTKTVISGGVR, encoded by the coding sequence ATGAATTTTACTAATGACAGTACATTTAGTTTTATAAAAAGGGGATTAGATGTAGCAACTTTAAAAGGAAAGGTTATATCTAATAATTTAGCTAATATTAACACTAAAGGATATAAGAAATTTAGTGTTGATTTTAAAGAAAACCTAGAAAAACAATCAGAAGGATTTAATTTAAAGAAGACTAATGTTAAGCACATTGGTGGAGAGTTACAAAATGGTGATATTTCTGTAAAAAGAGATAAAAGCACAAGCATGAGAATGGATGGAAATAATGTTGACTTAGATTTGGAAAAAGTAAATCAAGCAGCAAATACTCTTATGTATAATGCTTTAATTACTCAAGCCAATTCAAAAATGAACATGACTAAAACGGTTATTTCAGGAGGAGTTAGATAA
- a CDS encoding flagellin N-terminal helical domain-containing protein, translated as MIINHNMNAMNAHRNMASNTVATGKSMEKLSSGLRINRAGDDAAGLSISEKMRGQIRGLEQASRNSQDGISLIQTTEGALNETHSILQRMRELSVQASNDTNTAEDRGQLTKELDQLRSEIDRISSQTQFNKMDVLNGDGDKSFKANIQVGANSNQAIEIAIDKMDYSSLFKAHKVTSAEEVKGDITVKATKDIKVTIDTKEITIKADKTDKTLTKEELVAEINKGIEAEATLKGKVSASFEGNKLTISRIDGEDKEVTVKVEDNNGAGNTKLGLDGDNKSKMEVFNVDLTSHAAATGSISAIDRAIEKVSTQRSQLGAYQNRLEHTIKNVDNAAENLQAAESRVRDVDMANEMMTFSKNNILTQAAQAMLAQANQQPQGVLQLLR; from the coding sequence ATGATAATCAATCACAATATGAATGCAATGAATGCACATAGAAATATGGCATCAAACACAGTAGCAACAGGAAAGTCAATGGAAAAATTAAGCTCAGGTTTAAGAATAAACAGAGCAGGAGATGATGCAGCAGGATTATCAATCTCAGAAAAAATGAGAGGACAAATTAGAGGATTAGAACAAGCATCAAGAAACTCACAAGATGGTATATCATTAATTCAAACAACTGAAGGAGCTTTAAATGAAACTCACTCAATTCTACAAAGAATGAGAGAATTATCAGTACAAGCATCAAATGATACAAACACAGCAGAAGATAGAGGACAATTAACAAAAGAATTAGATCAATTAAGAAGTGAAATAGATAGAATATCTTCACAAACACAATTCAATAAAATGGATGTATTAAATGGAGATGGAGACAAGTCATTTAAAGCTAATATCCAAGTAGGAGCAAACTCAAATCAAGCAATTGAAATAGCAATAGACAAAATGGATTATAGCAGCTTATTTAAAGCTCACAAAGTAACTTCAGCTGAGGAAGTTAAAGGGGATATTACTGTAAAGGCTACAAAAGATATTAAAGTAACTATAGATACTAAAGAAATAACTATTAAAGCTGATAAAACAGATAAAACTTTAACTAAAGAAGAATTAGTAGCTGAAATCAATAAGGGAATAGAAGCAGAGGCTACTTTAAAAGGAAAAGTATCAGCTTCATTTGAAGGTAATAAATTAACAATATCAAGAATAGATGGAGAAGATAAAGAAGTTACAGTTAAGGTAGAAGATAATAATGGAGCTGGTAATACTAAATTAGGATTAGATGGTGATAATAAGTCAAAAATGGAAGTCTTCAATGTTGATTTAACATCACATGCAGCAGCAACAGGATCAATAAGTGCAATAGATAGAGCAATTGAAAAGGTATCAACTCAAAGATCACAACTAGGAGCATACCAAAATAGATTAGAACATACAATAAAGAACGTTGATAATGCAGCAGAAAACTTACAAGCAGCAGAATCAAGAGTAAGAGACGTTGATATGGCAAATGAAATGATGACATTCTCAAAGAATAACATCTTAACACAAGCAGCACAAGCAATGCTTGCACAAGCTAATCAACAACCACAAGGTGTTCTTCAATTATTAAGATAA
- a CDS encoding flagellin N-terminal helical domain-containing protein, whose product MIINHNMNAMNAHRNMASNTVATGKSMEKLSSGLRINRAGDDAAGLSISEKMRGQIRGLEQASRNSQDGISLIQTTEGALNETHSILQRMRELSVQASNDTNTAEDRGQLTKELDQLRSEIDRISSQTQFNKMDVLNGDGDKSFKANIQVGANSNQAIEIAIDKMDYSSLFKAHKVASTDEVAGDITVKATKDIKVTIDGKDITIAADKAKDKVMTKEELVSAINKGIEAEATLKGKVSASFEDNKLTISRIDGVDKEVTVKVESDGTNTKLGLGTDAKSKMEVFNVDLTSHAAATGSISAIDRAIEKVSTQRSQLGAYQNRLEHTIKNVDNAAENLQAAESRVRDVDMANEMMTFSKNNILTQAAQAMLAQANQQPQGVLQLLR is encoded by the coding sequence ATGATAATTAATCACAATATGAACGCAATGAATGCACATAGAAATATGGCATCAAACACAGTAGCAACAGGAAAGTCAATGGAAAAATTAAGCTCAGGTTTAAGAATAAACAGAGCAGGAGATGATGCAGCAGGATTATCAATCTCAGAAAAAATGAGAGGACAAATCAGAGGATTAGAACAAGCATCAAGAAATTCACAAGATGGTATATCATTAATACAAACAACTGAAGGAGCTTTAAATGAAACTCACTCAATTCTACAAAGAATGAGAGAATTATCAGTACAAGCATCAAATGATACAAACACAGCAGAAGATAGAGGACAATTAACAAAAGAATTAGATCAATTAAGAAGTGAAATAGATAGAATATCTTCACAAACACAATTCAATAAAATGGATGTATTAAATGGAGATGGAGACAAGTCATTTAAAGCTAATATCCAAGTAGGAGCAAACTCAAATCAAGCAATTGAAATAGCAATAGACAAAATGGATTATAGCAGCTTATTTAAAGCTCACAAAGTAGCTTCAACTGATGAAGTAGCAGGGGATATTACTGTAAAGGCTACAAAAGATATTAAAGTAACTATAGATGGTAAAGACATAACAATTGCAGCAGATAAAGCAAAAGACAAAGTTATGACTAAAGAAGAATTAGTATCTGCAATCAATAAGGGAATCGAAGCAGAGGCTACTTTAAAAGGAAAAGTATCAGCTTCATTTGAAGATAATAAATTAACAATATCAAGAATAGATGGAGTAGATAAAGAAGTTACAGTTAAAGTTGAGAGTGATGGAACTAATACTAAATTAGGATTAGGTACTGATGCTAAGTCAAAAATGGAAGTATTCAATGTTGATTTAACATCACACGCAGCAGCAACAGGATCAATAAGTGCAATAGATAGAGCAATTGAAAAGGTATCAACTCAAAGATCACAACTAGGAGCATACCAAAATAGATTAGAACATACAATAAAGAATGTTGATAATGCAGCAGAAAACTTACAAGCAGCAGAATCAAGAGTAAGAGACGTTGATATGGCAAATGAAATGATGACATTCTCAAAGAATAATATCTTAACACAAGCAGCACAAGCAATGCTTGCACAAGCTAATCAACAACCACAAGGTGTTCTTCAATTATTAAGATAA
- a CDS encoding flagellin N-terminal helical domain-containing protein, with protein sequence MRLNQNIASLNIYKNYKRNLKLQSASLEKISTGNKINKAKDDPNKLGMSEGLRMQIRGIQSAEKNLQDGSSMMQSVEGSLSSITEMLLRMKELVIQGSNGTNSDADLQTIQAEIVQIKENIDFTANTSDFNGVNLLHNENVDNNNYPGYKTHMVGANSGEELQVPLFNISTNILKDKDGNNVKNIDVTDRDKVNKNISAIDSAISIVNDVRSKYGAIQSRMETSYENLISTSSTLQKSESKVRDADIALEMVEYSRTSVLHNSALSILNQSNNFPQDVLRILERIK encoded by the coding sequence ATGAGATTAAATCAAAATATAGCATCTTTAAATATATATAAAAACTATAAAAGAAATTTAAAGTTACAATCAGCGTCTTTAGAAAAAATAAGCACTGGAAATAAAATTAATAAAGCTAAGGATGATCCTAACAAGCTTGGAATGAGTGAAGGCCTTAGAATGCAAATTAGAGGTATTCAATCAGCAGAAAAGAATCTACAAGATGGCTCTTCAATGATGCAGTCAGTTGAAGGATCTCTTTCAAGTATAACTGAAATGTTACTTAGAATGAAAGAGCTTGTAATACAGGGTAGTAATGGAACTAATAGTGATGCTGATTTACAAACTATACAAGCTGAAATAGTTCAAATTAAAGAAAATATAGACTTTACTGCAAATACTTCAGATTTTAATGGAGTTAATCTTTTGCACAATGAAAATGTAGATAATAATAATTACCCAGGATATAAGACTCATATGGTAGGAGCTAATTCAGGAGAAGAACTACAAGTACCATTATTCAATATATCTACTAATATTTTAAAAGATAAAGATGGAAATAATGTAAAAAATATAGATGTAACAGATAGAGATAAGGTAAATAAAAATATTTCTGCTATAGACTCAGCTATTTCTATCGTAAATGATGTAAGAAGTAAATATGGTGCTATACAAAGTAGAATGGAAACATCTTATGAAAACTTAATATCTACATCATCTACTTTACAAAAGTCAGAAAGTAAAGTTAGAGATGCGGATATTGCATTAGAAATGGTGGAATATTCAAGAACATCAGTATTACATAATAGTGCTTTATCTATATTAAATCAAAGTAATAATTTTCCTCAAGATGTTTTAAGGATATTAGAAAGAATTAAATAG
- the flgC gene encoding flagellar basal body rod protein FlgC: protein MSLFNTMRISASGLSAERLRMDTITSNSTNVNTTRGKDGKPYVRKIAVFQENLDNAMGLNGVKAVGVVEDKSPLRKVYNPSHPDADNDGYVTMPNVNILNEMADMIASSRAYEANVDTLNATKNMFTKTLEIGK from the coding sequence ATGAGTTTATTTAATACTATGAGAATTAGTGCAAGTGGTCTTTCAGCAGAGAGGCTTAGAATGGATACTATAACATCAAATTCAACTAATGTAAATACAACTAGAGGGAAAGATGGTAAACCATATGTAAGAAAAATAGCTGTATTTCAAGAAAATCTAGATAATGCTATGGGACTTAATGGAGTAAAAGCGGTTGGAGTAGTTGAGGATAAGTCACCATTAAGAAAAGTTTATAATCCTAGCCATCCAGATGCAGATAATGACGGATATGTAACTATGCCAAATGTAAATATTCTTAATGAAATGGCAGATATGATTGCATCATCTAGGGCTTATGAAGCTAATGTTGATACTTTAAATGCAACTAAGAATATGTTTACTAAGACATTAGAAATAGGAAAATAA
- a CDS encoding flagellin N-terminal helical domain-containing protein: MIINHNMNAMNAHRNMASNTVATGKSMEKLSSGLRINRAGDDAAGLSISEKMRGQIRGLEQASRNSQDGISLIQTTEGALNETHSILQRMRELSVQASNDTNTAEDRGQLTKELDQLRSEIDRISSQTQFNKMDVLNGDGDKSFKANIQVGANSNQAIEIAIEKMDYSSLFKAHKVASTDEVKGDITVKTGKDIKVTIDTKEITIKADAKVDKTLTKEELVAEINKGIEAEATLKGKVSASFADNKLTISRIDGEDKEVTVKVEDNNASGNTKLGLDGDNKSKMEVFNVDLTSHAAATGSISAIDRAIEKVSTQRSQLGAYQNRLEHTIKNVDNAAENLQAAESRVRDVDMANEMMTFSKNNILTQAAQAMLAQANQQPQGVLQLLR, encoded by the coding sequence ATGATAATTAATCACAATATGAACGCAATGAATGCACATAGAAATATGGCATCAAACACAGTAGCAACAGGAAAGTCAATGGAAAAATTAAGCTCAGGTTTAAGAATAAACAGAGCAGGAGATGATGCAGCAGGATTATCAATCTCAGAAAAAATGAGAGGACAAATCAGAGGATTAGAACAAGCATCAAGAAATTCACAAGATGGTATATCATTAATACAAACAACTGAAGGAGCTTTAAATGAAACTCACTCAATTCTACAAAGAATGAGAGAATTATCAGTACAAGCATCAAATGATACAAACACAGCAGAAGATAGAGGACAATTAACAAAAGAATTAGATCAATTAAGAAGTGAAATAGATAGAATATCTTCACAAACACAATTCAATAAAATGGATGTATTAAATGGAGATGGAGACAAGTCATTTAAAGCTAATATCCAAGTAGGAGCAAATTCAAATCAAGCAATTGAAATAGCAATAGAAAAGATGGATTACAGTAGCTTATTTAAAGCTCATAAAGTAGCTTCAACTGATGAAGTTAAAGGTGATATTACTGTAAAGACTGGAAAAGATATTAAAGTAACTATAGATACTAAAGAAATAACTATTAAAGCAGATGCTAAGGTTGATAAAACTTTAACTAAAGAAGAATTAGTAGCTGAAATCAATAAGGGAATCGAAGCAGAGGCTACTTTAAAAGGAAAAGTATCAGCTTCATTTGCAGATAATAAATTAACAATATCAAGAATAGATGGAGAAGATAAAGAAGTTACAGTTAAGGTAGAAGATAATAATGCATCTGGTAATACTAAATTAGGATTAGATGGTGATAATAAGTCAAAAATGGAAGTATTCAATGTTGATTTAACATCACATGCAGCAGCAACAGGATCAATAAGTGCAATAGATAGAGCAATTGAAAAGGTATCAACTCAAAGATCACAACTAGGAGCATACCAAAATAGATTAGAACATACAATAAAGAACGTTGATAATGCAGCAGAAAACTTACAAGCAGCAGAATCAAGAGTAAGAGACGTTGATATGGCAAATGAAATGATGACATTCTCAAAGAATAACATTTTAACACAAGCAGCACAAGCAATGCTTGCACAAGCTAATCAACAACCACAAGGTGTTCTTCAATTATTAAGATAA
- the fliF gene encoding flagellar basal-body MS-ring/collar protein FliF — protein MDKLKERFKSILDKFKSLGKGIRICIIVAIITFFIAIISMFFYSSSNKYKVLFSNLDPNDAQLVTSKLKEQKVDMKIEGDTIKVPKEQVDELRLEMAPELSSGSKGYELMDNSSSFGMTDDEFKLKKLRIQQGELEKTIKSFPQVENVRVHITPAKDSVFVENKDPGKAAVYLKLVPGNNLKQEQVKSIVALVSGSTENIPKENIEVIDDKMNLLTKDLNDTDVDVANAESVEKQYGLERKYEEELEKSIVNLLEPVIGKNKVRSKVKVDLDFDSKKKTETIIDPNKVIISQETSKENSRDNSGANSESPVDNNMGNTIDDNKNSNISTKEQQKTNYEVGKTENTIISAPGEVKRLTASVFVDGNLPAEVQKAMEDSVSTAIGFNQERGDKISVVGMTFDAVAKADAEKEIEAAKGIFSDSNNKVLTIGGIILALIILLIILIIVLVLRRKKRNADAKAEEEALLDLVIDDDTLEDNEFLKPIDFGTNNANIHKEDEIKRYATEKPDQVLDIVKSWLAESER, from the coding sequence ATGGATAAGCTTAAAGAGCGCTTTAAGAGTATATTGGACAAGTTTAAATCCTTAGGCAAGGGCATAAGGATTTGTATTATTGTTGCAATAATAACATTTTTTATTGCAATAATTTCTATGTTCTTTTATTCTTCAAGCAATAAATATAAAGTTTTATTTTCTAATCTAGACCCAAATGATGCTCAGCTTGTAACTAGTAAGTTAAAAGAGCAAAAAGTTGATATGAAAATAGAAGGGGACACAATTAAAGTTCCTAAGGAACAAGTGGATGAGTTGCGTCTAGAAATGGCACCAGAATTATCAAGTGGAAGTAAAGGCTATGAACTTATGGATAATAGTAGTTCATTTGGTATGACTGATGATGAATTTAAACTTAAGAAGTTAAGAATTCAACAAGGTGAATTAGAAAAAACAATAAAAAGTTTTCCACAGGTTGAAAATGTAAGAGTACATATAACACCGGCTAAAGACTCAGTTTTTGTAGAAAATAAAGATCCAGGAAAAGCTGCGGTATATCTTAAATTAGTACCTGGAAATAATCTTAAACAAGAGCAAGTTAAATCTATTGTGGCTTTAGTATCTGGTAGTACAGAGAATATTCCAAAAGAAAATATCGAAGTAATAGACGATAAAATGAATCTTTTAACAAAGGATTTAAACGATACTGATGTAGATGTTGCTAATGCAGAAAGCGTAGAAAAGCAATATGGATTAGAAAGAAAGTATGAAGAAGAACTTGAAAAGTCTATAGTTAACTTATTAGAACCAGTTATAGGTAAAAATAAAGTTAGATCTAAAGTTAAAGTAGATTTAGATTTTGATTCTAAAAAGAAAACAGAAACTATAATAGATCCAAATAAAGTTATAATTAGTCAAGAAACTTCAAAGGAAAACAGTAGAGATAACTCTGGAGCAAATAGTGAGAGTCCAGTTGATAACAATATGGGTAATACTATTGATGATAATAAAAATAGTAATATATCTACAAAAGAACAACAAAAGACTAATTACGAAGTTGGAAAAACTGAAAATACTATTATAAGTGCACCAGGAGAAGTTAAAAGATTAACAGCTTCAGTATTTGTAGATGGAAATCTTCCAGCAGAAGTACAAAAAGCAATGGAAGATTCAGTTAGTACGGCTATTGGGTTTAATCAAGAAAGAGGAGATAAAATATCTGTAGTTGGAATGACTTTTGATGCAGTGGCTAAGGCTGATGCAGAGAAGGAGATAGAGGCTGCAAAAGGAATATTCTCCGATAGTAACAATAAAGTATTAACAATAGGTGGAATTATTTTAGCGTTAATTATATTATTAATTATTCTTATTATTGTATTAGTTCTTAGAAGAAAGAAACGTAATGCTGATGCAAAAGCAGAAGAAGAAGCTTTATTAGATTTAGTTATAGACGATGATACTTTAGAGGATAATGAATTCTTAAAACCTATAGATTTTGGTACAAATAATGCTAATATTCATAAAGAAGATGAAATTAAAAGGTATGCAACCGAAAAACCTGATCAAGTATTAGATATAGTAAAATCTTGGTTAGCTGAAAGTGAGAGGTGA
- the fliE gene encoding flagellar hook-basal body complex protein FliE has product MRVNSFIPANSNLEINSAKDGEEKVNSFKSFLKEGLDKLNEKQVISDKLTEEFESGDIDVHKMMLATEEAKMSLQLAVQVRNKFVEAIQELTRTQL; this is encoded by the coding sequence ATGAGAGTTAATAGTTTTATACCAGCTAACAGTAACTTAGAAATTAATTCAGCAAAAGACGGAGAAGAAAAAGTTAACAGTTTTAAATCTTTTCTAAAAGAAGGTTTAGATAAACTTAATGAAAAGCAAGTTATTTCAGACAAACTTACAGAAGAATTTGAATCAGGAGATATTGATGTTCATAAAATGATGTTAGCTACAGAAGAAGCAAAAATGTCACTCCAACTTGCAGTACAAGTTAGAAATAAATTTGTAGAGGCAATTCAAGAATTGACAAGAACACAGTTATAG
- a CDS encoding flagellin N-terminal helical domain-containing protein has translation MIINHNMNAMNAHRNMASNTVATGKSMEKLSSGLRINRAGDDAAGLSISEKMRGQIRGLEQASRNSQDGISLIQTTEGALNETHSILQRMRELSVQASNDTNTAEDRGQLTKELDQLRSEIDRISSQTQFNKMDVLNGDGDKSFKANIQVGANSNQAIEIAIEKMDYSSLFKAHKVASTDEVAGDITVKATKDIKVTIDTKEITIKADPKVDKTLTKEELVAEINKGIEAEATLKGKVSASFEDNKLTISRIDGEDKEVTVKVEDNNADGNTKLGIAGDTKSKMEVFNVDLTSHAAATGSISAIDRAIEKVSTQRSQLGAYQNRLEHTIKNVDNAAENLQAAESRVRDVDMANEMMTFSKNNILTQAAQAMLAQANQQPQGVLQLLR, from the coding sequence ATGATAATTAATCACAATATGAATGCAATGAATGCACATAGAAATATGGCATCAAACACAGTAGCAACAGGAAAGTCAATGGAAAAATTAAGCTCAGGTTTAAGAATAAACAGAGCTGGAGATGATGCAGCAGGATTATCAATCTCAGAAAAAATGAGAGGACAAATCAGAGGATTAGAACAAGCATCAAGAAACTCACAAGATGGTATATCATTAATACAAACAACTGAAGGAGCTTTAAATGAAACTCACTCAATTCTACAAAGAATGAGAGAATTATCAGTACAAGCATCAAATGATACAAATACAGCAGAAGATAGAGGACAATTAACAAAAGAATTAGATCAATTAAGAAGTGAAATAGATAGAATATCTTCACAAACACAATTCAATAAAATGGATGTATTAAATGGAGATGGAGACAAGTCATTTAAAGCTAATATCCAAGTAGGAGCAAACTCAAATCAAGCAATTGAAATAGCAATAGAAAAGATGGATTACAGTAGCTTATTTAAAGCTCACAAAGTAGCTTCAACTGATGAAGTAGCAGGGGATATTACTGTAAAGGCTACAAAAGATATTAAAGTAACTATAGATACTAAAGAAATAACTATTAAAGCAGATCCTAAGGTTGATAAAACTTTAACTAAAGAAGAATTAGTAGCTGAAATCAATAAGGGAATCGAAGCAGAGGCTACTTTAAAAGGAAAAGTATCAGCTTCATTTGAAGATAATAAATTAACAATATCAAGAATAGATGGAGAAGACAAAGAAGTTACAGTTAAGGTAGAAGATAATAATGCAGATGGTAATACTAAATTGGGAATAGCTGGTGACACTAAGTCAAAAATGGAAGTATTCAATGTTGATTTAACATCACATGCAGCAGCAACAGGATCAATAAGTGCAATAGATAGAGCAATTGAAAAGGTATCAACTCAAAGATCACAACTAGGAGCATACCAAAATAGATTAGAACATACAATAAAGAATGTTGATAATGCAGCGGAAAACTTACAAGCAGCAGAATCAAGAGTAAGAGACGTTGATATGGCAAATGAAATGATGACATTCTCAAAGAATAATATCTTAACACAAGCAGCACAAGCAATGCTTGCACAAGCTAATCAACAACCACAAGGTGTTCTTCAATTACTAAGATAA
- the fliB gene encoding flagellin lysine-N-methylase, with product MKKQLKPSFYNDFKCVADKCEIICCENWNIFIDKKTYKKYMNLKGDIKKDIKQNIKINKEHESTWDYALVKLNNEKRCSLLNEQGLCRIHAELGEDMLSHTCKVYPRQNVKVGDIYEYNLSISCPEVAKKALLGKEKFSFILEEDYISKKEEIEMGYVNLDEYCANLLWEVRKFSIEIIQMRDIELWKRIVLLGLFCKEVDENLSDVNKFIDEIEKYRFMTSNEDILNSLNNIKINNDKKLNLLTQFVRSRINFVVNNDVFIEVCNDLDSALGFGEEKSEEKIIENYTNIENGIYKKFLVDNSHILENYLVNTIYREFILFYAEKSFYNRFVKVIIQYSIARFLLMGQLATKKESFNNNDIIKVFYSYSRVIEHNPVFIDNLIAGLKQKGYDELNYMSILIRE from the coding sequence ATGAAAAAACAACTTAAACCAAGTTTTTACAATGATTTTAAATGTGTAGCAGATAAATGTGAGATTATTTGTTGTGAAAATTGGAATATTTTTATTGATAAAAAAACTTATAAGAAATATATGAATTTAAAAGGTGATATAAAAAAAGATATTAAGCAGAATATAAAAATAAATAAAGAACATGAATCTACTTGGGATTATGCATTAGTTAAATTAAATAATGAGAAAAGATGTTCTTTATTAAATGAGCAAGGATTATGTAGAATACATGCGGAATTGGGAGAAGATATGCTTTCACATACATGTAAAGTGTACCCAAGACAAAATGTTAAAGTGGGAGATATCTATGAGTATAATTTAAGTATATCTTGTCCAGAGGTAGCAAAAAAGGCATTATTAGGTAAAGAAAAATTTTCATTTATTCTTGAAGAGGATTATATTAGTAAAAAAGAAGAAATAGAAATGGGATATGTTAACTTAGATGAATATTGTGCTAACTTATTATGGGAAGTAAGAAAATTTTCTATAGAAATAATTCAAATGAGAGATATAGAATTATGGAAAAGAATTGTATTATTAGGATTATTCTGTAAGGAGGTTGATGAGAATTTATCTGATGTCAATAAATTTATAGATGAAATTGAAAAATATAGATTTATGACTAGTAATGAAGATATATTAAATTCTTTAAATAATATTAAGATAAATAATGATAAAAAGTTAAATTTATTAACACAATTTGTAAGAAGTAGAATTAATTTTGTAGTAAATAACGATGTTTTTATAGAAGTATGTAATGATTTAGATAGTGCACTAGGTTTTGGAGAAGAAAAGTCTGAAGAAAAAATTATAGAAAATTATACAAATATAGAAAACGGAATTTATAAAAAATTCTTAGTTGATAATAGTCATATATTAGAAAATTATTTAGTTAACACAATATATAGAGAGTTTATACTTTTTTATGCTGAAAAAAGTTTTTATAATAGATTTGTTAAGGTCATTATCCAATATTCTATAGCCAGATTTTTATTAATGGGGCAGTTAGCAACTAAAAAAGAAAGTTTTAATAATAATGATATAATAAAAGTATTTTACTCTTATTCTAGAGTAATTGAACATAATCCAGTTTTTATAGATAATTTAATAGCAGGTTTAAAACAAAAAGGATATGATGAATTAAATTATATGAGTATTTTAATTAGAGAATAG